A genomic window from Polyodon spathula isolate WHYD16114869_AA chromosome 43, ASM1765450v1, whole genome shotgun sequence includes:
- the LOC121305521 gene encoding host cell factor 2-like, with protein MSCAVSPGAGSTAPVQPRWKRVLGWSGPVPRPRHGHRAVAIKELMVVFGGGNEGIVDELHVYNTATNQWFVPAVRGDIPPGCAAYGFVCDGTRLLVFGGMVEYGKYSNDLYELQVGAPALTTSSIS; from the exons ATGAGCTGCGCGGTTTCGCCGGGTGCCGGTAGCACCGCTCCTGTGCAGCCCCGGTGGAAGCGGGTCCTGGGCTGGTCCGGTCCGGTTCCGCGGCCCCGGCACGGTCACCGAGCCGTGGCCATCAAGGAGCTGATGGTGGTGTTTGGAGGTGGAAACGAGGGGATCGTGGACGAGCTGCACGTCTACAACACGG CCACAAACCAGTGGTTTGTGCCAGCAGTGCGAGGAGATATCCCTCCGGGGTGCGCTGCGTACGGATTCGTGTGTGACGGGACGAGGCTGCTGGTGTTCGGAGGCATGGTGGAGTACGGGAAATACAGCAATGACCTTTACGAGCTGCAGGTAGGGGCTCCGGCCTTGACTACCTCCTCAATCTCTTAA
- the LOC121305496 gene encoding methyl-CpG-binding protein 2-like has protein sequence MDSAARIFCHFPLLNACIYVPLSEEESEDQEGQKERPPKPKKLKKEGGRDEEGVEPALAPPLPPPPPPSSSPAQQPLSSTEAGRAEPCESAAGAASSAPAPPEPAISPKRRRSVIRDRGPLYDDPSLPQGWARKLKQRKSGRSAGKYDVYLISPEGKAFRSKVELIAYFQKVGDTTTDPNDFDFTVTGRGSPSRRDKKPSKKPKVVKASGRGRGRPKGSGKLRLPSEGTSTPKGGYLHPTRRAKTPRLADPLSNLDIRGPTSLAAPRAGWGALVRQAFVLLPNAERSLHVDVRGLPSSPIKKRKTRETVEEPGPSPPPPAAVEALEKDLSAPKLGREEQQPRKEAACLGDSCPSKTQTAAAVEAKGKQQRAGVIMGGGAEGGDVKDIVPTSVVPRPSREETVESRNTVSERLLEEQRSIPVAQWLQDWAVEGCEFKFSHQITTTTITLAQPGLLGWVNESESFILKNTKPSWHCRLGTTTLY, from the exons ATGGATAGCGCTGCCCG TATCTTTTGCCATTTCCCATtattaaatgcatgtatttatgtgCCCCTCAGTGAGGAGGAAAGCGAAGACCAGGAGGGACAGAAGGAGAGACCCCCAAAACCGAAGAAGTTGAAGAAGGAAGGCGGGCGGGATGAGGAAGGGGTGGAGCCTGCCCTggcccctcctctccctcctcctcctcccccctcctcctcccctgcacAGCAGCCGCTGTCTTCCACGGAAGCTGGGAGAGCCGAACCCTGCGAGTCTGCAGCGGGGGCTGCCAGCTCCGCCCCGGCCCCCCCAGAGCCTGCCATCTCCCCCAAACGGAGACGCTCCGTTATCCGCGACCGCGGGCCCCTGTACGATGACCCCTCCCTGCCCCAGGGCTGGGCGCGAAAGCTGAAGCAGCGCAAGTCTGGGAGATCAGCCGGGAAATACGACGTTTACCTGATCAG ccCGGAAGGGAAAGCCTTCCGTTCCAAAGTGGAGCTCATCGCGTACTTCCAGAAAGTGGGGGACACCAC CACGGACCCCAACGACTTCGACTTCACTGTCACAGGGCGCGGCAGCCCCTCCCGACGCGACAAGAAGCCCTCCAAAAAACCCAAGGTGGTCAAAGCCTCAGGGAGGGGCCGGGGGCGTCCCAAGGGCAGTGGGAAGCTGCGGCTGCCCTCCGAGGGGACTTCGACGCCGAAGGGAGGCTACCTCCACCCCACCCGTCGCGCAAAAACACCTCGTCTCGCGGACC CCCTCAGTAACCTCGATATCCGCGGGCCCACCAGCCTGGCCGCCCCCCGTGCAGGCTGGGGGGCATTAGTCCGCCAAGCTTTCGTTCTTCTCCCGAATGCCGAGCGATCCTTACACGTCGATGTGCGCGGACTTCCCAGTTCACCCATCAAGAAGCGCAAGACGAGGGAGACCGTGGAGGAGCCAGGGCCATCACCTCCTCCCCCGGCCGCCGTGGAGGCGCTGGAGAAG GACTTGAGCGCCCCCAAACTGGGCCGGGAGGAGCAGCAGCCCAGAAAGGAGGCTGCCTGTCTAGGGGACAGCTGCCCCAGCAAGACTCAAACAGCCGCTGCTGTAGAAGCCAAAGGCAAACAGCAGCGGGCGGGGGTGATCATGGGAGGGGGGGCGGAGGGAGGGGATGTGAAGGACATTGTGCCCACGTCGGTCGTGCCGAGGCCCAGCCGGGAGGAGACTGTGGAGTCCCGGAACACCGTCAGCGAGCGA ctcctgGAGGAACAGCGGTCGATTCCAGTGGCACAGTGGTTGCAGGACTGGGCTGTGGAAGGATGCGAGTTCAAGTTCTCACACCagatcaccaccaccaccatcacgcTCGCGCAGCCAGGTCTGTTGGGCTGGGTCAATGAAAGTGAAAGCTTTATCTTAAAGAACACAAAACCTTCCTGGCATTGTCGCTTAGGGACCACCACCCTgtactga